One Polyangiaceae bacterium DNA window includes the following coding sequences:
- a CDS encoding DUF2169 domain-containing protein, giving the protein MSFSHLVKSSTSTVVDAVDRMADDGHDVLIVASKLSLRFDMAGALRLTARPLRHYDVGDGVGGVRFPHDFPLDRPGTDVLLVGTCLPGRVPATTRIVSFSVGPMKKSIRVYGPRVYMKSPLGVKPGPAAAIVATPLRFDHVFGGRDGDEYEARNPIGCGFSKHPEALVGKEAYRLEPADLTTFALTSGCFAPIDCGWEPRRSLVGTYDKDWRDNRSPIPPRDRDPLFHSDALPEQRSPRPLMTPFVIEMAGLYGEEAVRLQVPEYRVVVTTHVERQDPVMSEASLVRVFVDADARIVELLYVARRKLPRKWEALTAIRVTTPSSLPDEIKFHEGPSSLLEGGS; this is encoded by the coding sequence ATGAGTTTTTCCCACCTCGTAAAAAGTTCCACATCGACGGTGGTCGACGCCGTGGATCGAATGGCGGACGATGGCCATGACGTGCTCATCGTCGCATCCAAACTATCGCTTCGATTCGATATGGCAGGCGCGCTTCGTTTGACGGCGCGACCTCTTCGGCATTACGACGTGGGCGATGGCGTCGGCGGCGTGCGTTTTCCGCATGACTTTCCGCTCGATCGGCCGGGCACCGACGTGCTCCTCGTGGGGACGTGTTTGCCCGGACGCGTGCCTGCGACGACGCGGATCGTGTCGTTTTCGGTGGGCCCGATGAAAAAGTCGATTCGAGTGTACGGCCCGCGTGTTTACATGAAATCGCCGCTCGGTGTAAAGCCGGGCCCCGCGGCCGCAATCGTTGCGACGCCGCTGCGATTCGATCATGTCTTCGGCGGTCGAGACGGTGACGAATACGAAGCGAGAAATCCGATCGGCTGTGGATTTTCCAAACACCCGGAAGCATTGGTGGGCAAGGAGGCGTATCGTCTGGAGCCCGCTGATTTAACGACGTTCGCGCTGACCAGCGGGTGCTTTGCCCCCATCGATTGCGGTTGGGAGCCGCGACGATCGCTCGTTGGAACGTACGACAAGGATTGGCGCGACAATCGATCGCCCATTCCGCCACGGGATCGCGATCCGCTGTTTCACTCCGACGCATTGCCCGAGCAGCGTTCGCCGCGACCGCTGATGACGCCGTTCGTCATTGAAATGGCCGGCTTGTACGGTGAAGAGGCCGTACGTTTGCAAGTGCCCGAATACAGGGTCGTCGTGACGACCCACGTCGAGCGTCAGGATCCGGTGATGTCCGAAGCGAGCCTCGTGCGGGTTTTCGTCGATGCCGATGCGCGTATCGTCGAGCTATTGTATGTCGCTCGCCGGAAACTCCCGCGTAAATGGGAGGCGCTCACGGCCATTCGCGTCACGACGCCGAGCTCGTTGCCGGACGAAATCAAGTTTCACGAAGGGCCGTCTAGCTTATTGGAGGGAGGATCATGA